A single window of Nicotiana sylvestris chromosome 3, ASM39365v2, whole genome shotgun sequence DNA harbors:
- the LOC104228504 gene encoding pectinesterase inhibitor 4-like, with protein sequence MEVYSTCKSMMLPLLAIVLFISLTQPAATAAKVSRPAYTNFVKTKCNITTYPSLCQKTLIPYASSVKINSTRLCKAALNVAISGARSATVAVSGLKKKKGITKTEAAAIKDCFEDVKDAIYELKLAVDAMGHLGDKDKEFQLANAKTYASAVITDADSCTEGFSGRKVNPAVKKIVNSCMANITKLASNALALINHLY encoded by the coding sequence ATGGAGGTGTACTCTACTTGCAAAAGCATGATGTTGCCCCTTTTGGCAATTGTTTTATTCATTTCGCTAACTCAGCCTGCAGCCACAGCTGCCAAAGTCTCTCGGCCAGCCTACACAAATTTCGTCAAAACCAAATGCAACATCACCACATACCCTTCCCTCTGCCAGAAAACACTAATTCCCTACGCTTCTTCTGTGAAAATCAATTCCACAAGGCTATGCAAAGCAGCCCTTAACGTAGCCATAAGTGGCGCTCGCAGCGCCACTGTAGCTGTCTCGGGACTGAAAAAGAAGAAGGGTATAACCAAAACTGAAGCCGCCGCTATCAAAGACTGTTTTGAAGATGTCAAGGATGCTATATACGAACTCAAACTGGCTGTTGACGCAATGGGACATTTGGGTGATAAAGATAAAGAATTTCAGTTGGCTAATGCCAAAACATATGCAAGTGCTGTAATAACAGACGCAGATTCATGTACTGAAGGTTTCTCAGGCCGAAAGGTAAATCCAGCTGTGAAGAAAATCGTAAATAGTTGCATGGCAAATATTACCAAACTTGCTAGCAATGCGTTAGCACTCATTAACCATCTTTATTAA